The DNA sequence CACAGAGGTGGGCGTGACTAATCAGCAGTTTTACGCCTGGCTGGATGAGCTCGACCGTCAGGATGCCGCTAATCCCGACTCCTTGGATGCTATTTTTGATGAGATGGATAGGGTTAGCGAAGCCATCTATGCCCTGCAGGATAAGCCCGAGCGCAGCGCGGCGGATGAGGCGCAGCTCGAGGCGTTAGAGCGTCAGCTTATCGAACTCACCGAGAAGCGTGACCGGGTACAGGCCGAGGAGACAGAGGCGGTAGCCGCAGAGATGGAAGCCATCTTCAAGCGCAAGTAATCCAAGGTTAATCGCGCGGCAAACTGCGTGAATAGCCTAATCGATAACAGGCTCGGTACTGAATTTGTCTTCAGGCCGAGCCTTTCTCTTTATGGATAGGGTTAGCAGTATCTCGAATGCCAATTCGAGTGCAAGTTCTAGTGCTAGCTTTAGTGTCTGCTTTTGTTTAAGTCTCGCTGATTCTTGCAGCCGCCTTGCCTGGCTATTTTCCAAGAGTATGCTTGGCATAATCGGGAAGTATTACAGCGCAGATTTTCTAGTATGGATTTGTTACGGATGACAAACTCAAATCAAGGAGATTGCGATGAAAAAAACAATTGCACGCTGCCTATGCTTAACCGCCTTCTATTGCGTAAACCTCCAGGCGACTCAGCTATATGTTTGTGATAATTGTACTCAGACGAAACTTAACGCCCTGATAGAGATAAATGTGGAAGCGACTCATTCCCTAGAGACGAGTGGCTCTGAAATAAGTGGCGCTGAAAAAAATGCTTATGAGAGTCTGGTTGTCCTGGACAGAGAGAAGGCGACGGTGACCGAGTTCAGGCTGCGCTACGCAGAAGATAGTCCGGCGACCGCTTCGGCCCCCTATGTTGTCGAGATTAATAGCGACAAGCCACACCTGCTCGAAGCCGCTAGCGCATTGGCCGAACTCAAGGCCATCAATTTGCAGCTAGCCAAACAGGCAAAGCAGGGCATTAAATTGCCGCCAGATACGGGGTTTATCACGGTTGCCGACACCTTAAGGGAGACCGCCGATTTTGAGGGCGTTCTAGCGACCGACTTAAGTAGCGCAGATCTCTCAAGACTCAATGAACGGGTCACCCGGTTGAGTCATCAGGTGCAACGACTCGGTAATGCGCTCGGTTTTAGCTACCGAAATGTTGCGACCATCTTGGGGCTTTTGACGCAAGAGCGTTCCTGGGTCGTCAGTTTATCAGACTCCTCCCAAATCCTGGTCGATATCCGTCTAAAGGCATTCGATGATCAATTGCGATTAGCCTTCAAAGCCATTCCCGAACTGGCAAGAGACAACCTAGGTAAACGAGTGCCGCTTTCTGAGATAGCCAGTGACGGTTATGGTTTCGGTGGAAGTCTGGCTCAGGCACAGAGTTACGCCGAGCTGATGCGAGGCATGGGGATCGAAGGCTCGGTTCCTAACAAGCACGGCAAGATCTACTGTACAGTCACCAAGCAGGCAGGAGCCCGGCCGGATAAGACCAGCTATGGCTTCGCCTGTAACTAGGGGGTAACAAAAAGGCTCGGTACTGAATTTGCCTTCAGTCCGAGCCTTTGTTGTTCTTCTGCTGTTAGTCTAACTTAGCGCTAGCCCAACCCAGCCCAGCCTAACCCCTGGCGATGGTGATATCGGCAATATGGCCATGGGCGGTGGCCTTCAAGGCGCCCTGTAACATCTCGGCGGCTTCGTCTGCGCTCATGAAGCTGGAGGTATCGAGAGACTTACCGCTGCTTGGCCAGAAGCCTGTGTCCATGCCGCCGGGATAGACGGCGATGATCTTCATCGGCTTGCCCTTGAGTTCCAGACGTACCGACTCGATAAAGCCGCGTACCGCCCATTTCGCCGCGCAGTAGGTCGACTCCCCCGCCTTGGGCTGCTGGGCCGCCGTCGACATCACCACCACCAGATGCAGCGGCGTGTCCTGATAGCGTTTCACCAGTTCGCGTACCAGCAAGATGCTGGAGGTGACGTTGTTCTGCATCAGCTTGTGGATCTCATCGGCCTGCTGCTCGGCGATGGGGCCGAAGTAGCCGCTGCCGGCGCAGTGGATAACAGTGTCGAGTGCGGCGCCGCCGCTCATGGTCGCCAGGGTGTCGAGTAATGTCGCGACGCCCTGCTCATCACAAAGATCGGCCGCTAGCGGGTGCAGATTCGTTGACGCTTGTGCGACGCCGGCCAGTCTGGCCTGGTTGCGACCCGAGATCATCACCTGCTCGCCCTGATCGGCGTATCGCTTGGCCAGGGCTGCCCCCAGGCCGCTGCTGGCACCGGTAATTAATATCATGATTCATTCACTTAGAAGCTGTGTTAGGTTGACCTATTATGCCGTAACTGGCCCTCGATGCCAGTGGCCGGCTCATCCAAGCGCTGTGAGCGTGAGCCTGGGCAGAAAAAAGGGAAGCCGCGGCTTCCCCGATAAGTGGGTGCTAGTGGATGCTCTGATAGCTGAATCTCAGGTGTTTTGCGTCTTTGATCAGCTTGATGAAATCTTCGCGGCTGAGCCTGACCAGGCTGGTGTGATCGCCGG is a window from the Shewanella loihica PV-4 genome containing:
- a CDS encoding SDR family NAD(P)-dependent oxidoreductase; this encodes MILITGASSGLGAALAKRYADQGEQVMISGRNQARLAGVAQASTNLHPLAADLCDEQGVATLLDTLATMSGGAALDTVIHCAGSGYFGPIAEQQADEIHKLMQNNVTSSILLVRELVKRYQDTPLHLVVVMSTAAQQPKAGESTYCAAKWAVRGFIESVRLELKGKPMKIIAVYPGGMDTGFWPSSGKSLDTSSFMSADEAAEMLQGALKATAHGHIADITIARG